The Dioscorea cayenensis subsp. rotundata cultivar TDr96_F1 chromosome 16, TDr96_F1_v2_PseudoChromosome.rev07_lg8_w22 25.fasta, whole genome shotgun sequence sequence ttttttcatgataaattattttattttttttacaaaaataacaagtgttaaattattttagtaaataaaattaaaaaaataaataaataaaattttaaaaataaataaataaataaatagaggatgaaaaaaaaattcaaaagataatTAATGATGTGACATTAGAGTGGGTGGGAGTTATCAGTTAATGGTGGTCAAAACCAATTAGTTCCACTTTTTCTttgcctttttatttatttatttatttatttatttgtcttattttaatttaattaattaatattatttttaattttatggtaCAACACTAGTGAGTGTGAGGTGGGACCCATGTTTAAATGCACCCTAATACGTACAAAGTTAGTGGCCCCACATGTGAGACTAAACCCCAACATGTGACATCGTTATTTAATGCCTAATGTTGTTTTTACATATACCCCCTTCATCTTTTTCCTATTTATATCTTATACTAGATATTTATCaaacttcttatttttttatttttttaatgttgttatttgacattaaaaagaatttgaaaaatcatatattGTTAAAACTCAGTGAGTtaagaacatgaaaatttccaaaatctaatatttggaggaatttttaaatataggataaatcaagggggttttttgtaaaaatagcCCTTTAGCGCTTAAGTCACGCAAAGCATGAAATCTCATTAGAAAAGTGCATTCACAACTAAATAtctgaaatttataatttttataaaaaaaacatcagaGATTTATAAATAGGGCAAAAAACAAGGGTGTATTTGCGCAAAAGAAACACATCATGAAATGAACGGCCTCGATTGAATTGGAGGCGCATCCGGAGACAAtcttaaaaatcaaatcatctaaaaatttattgatttgtaAATAGGTTAAAAATCAAGggggtaatttaaaaaaaaaatccttcatcAAATGAACGGTCGAGATCGAACGCGCTGATCATCGCTAGGGAATTCACGGGTGGTGACAATATGATAATTAACCtctgtaaaaaaagaaaattaatattcaattatttgtaaagtaaaaagaaaatcaggGGTGTacttgtaaaaacaaaaaaacgcGTCATTATATGAACGGTTTAGATCGAAGGATAAGGACATCCGAAGCCAATCCACCGGTCAAAAGAgtattaaacttaaaatttcTAACCAGATATATAAATAGCAACCAAACCAAGGGGGTATTTGCACGAGACAGCAAAAACCAAAATtcccaaaatttaaaatataaataaaataaaacaccgGGGGCAGCTAAGAAAAAAACACCATCATCAAAACCAACGGCCAAGATCAACCCAGCGAAACATCGAAAACCAATCCACCGCTGACACGgatgttattataattaaataattaaaataaatcaaaggatGTATTTGgcaatttgcaaaaaaaaaaagaccattATAAAATAAACGGTCAAGATCACCCCAGAAAAACATAGTGACCAAATCCTCCGCCGGTGAGAATGccatcataataaataaataaataaataaaataaaccagaGGGGcttattaacaaaaaataaaataaataaaaaaaaaaaaaaaataaagaagattaaCATCATCAAAACCAACGGTCAGGATCAGACCAGCAGAACACCGGGGATCAAATCCACCGTCGATGAGAATAATCGGGCCTTGTTCGTAAAGACACCACCCCCGAAACGTGGGCTCCCACCACCGCCAAAAATGGGCCCACAACTGCGTTAAAGGGGGCGAATCGGGTGACCGCGTGGGCTTCATGAGCCCGTGGGGCCCATGGCCCATGACTCCCTCTTGATGACGTCACGCTCGCGCCACCCCTGGCTCGCTTTCGCGCGCGATTACGGCGGCACATCCCTCGTTTTCTTTTCGCAGAAACCCCCctgaaatttatcaaaataacattttctcgtgtttttttataattataattcccGAAAGCCCACAACGCCCCTTCCCATCTTTATTCAATCCCTTTTCCTTCTCGTTTGAAcggagagaaaagaaaaaataaaaaataaaatcaagaaccCTCCTTTTTCCTCAAGAAAAATTTTCCCCAATTTTTTTTCGTTGAGATTTCTTGGGCCGATCGAGGTTTGTGCTGGTTTTTTCCCCTCGATTTCGATCTGGTTTTGCCCTGATTCGATGCCGGACAATGTAGCGTCATCATCGCCTGACGCCGTCGAGGGTACTGGGACGCGATTGGATcgggtttttggtttttgatttgtttgatgtTTGTTGGATTTGATGGGTTTGGTGTGCAGAGGCGATGAGGAGGTTGAATTTGGAGGAGAATCCTGATGGTGTTGATGATGCGCATGGGAGTCCATACCCTGATCGTCCCGGCGAGCCGGATTGCATGTATTATCTGAGGACTGGGCTTTGTGGATATGGGAATAATTGCCGGTATAATCATCCTACTCACATTGGCCTGGTGAGCTTCGTTGTTGGTTTTTTGGAATCCGTTGTGCATTTGGGAAGCTTGATGAATAGCATTTGGTTAATGTTGTCTCACTGTTGGTAAATGAGATGTCTTGGTTTTCACAGGGAACTCAGTACACCGGTGAGCTTCCGGAGAGAACTGGTCAGCCTGATTGTCAGGTAaatcttttttttccccttctatcctggttattttgttttgtttatttgtttggaaTGTCTTTGTGTTtcattttttccaaaaattatgTGAGCTTGAGATTCATTAATTTGATTGTGGTGAGAAATTTTTCCGGAGATTGAAAGTGTTGCTAATTAAGGCCTACTTGGTGTATCACACTACTAGTTttacaaagaaaggaaaagccgGAGACTTTGAATAAAAATCGTATTAAATGTAAACAATTCCTTTCCATAGCGGCGAGTGAATGACCTTTTTCTTGTTTACGGtagagttaattaatttttgaccTTTATTGTGGTGTCTCAACATCAACACCTTTGGAGTTATACAATTTTCTAGAAGTTAAAGTAGAATGATTTATGAGATTTGTACATGATGAATTTGCGGTGATGAATTGAATTTTGTACTTCCAAGATGGAATTATTAGCTGGTTAAAAATTTGAGTTGCTTCTCATGCAGCTTTTAGCATTAATAAAATTGTCAGTACTTTCCTTGACATCCTACTGTATCAAAATCCTTCTCTCCATAGAGTAGTCTCCAATGTCTTCTTCTTCCAATTCCATGTTGTACCAGGACAACCATTTCTGAATGTGCCATTTCTTATCTTACACATTCAGGTTGTAAACTAGGTAACCCATCTTATGAGTGCCTCCATTGGCTTTATTTCACTTGAaccttttattattcttatacTTGAAACATCATCCATTTCAGGTCTGGGTTGCTGCTACCTGAGGTAATATAATAGTAATTATGGATTGACTTGAGAGATGCAAATAATCATCTTTTACACACTTCATACTAAGTGCATctagaatgatttttttttttctctccggGAAGCTTTCCAGGAATAGTAAACTCTGATCTGCTCTCATGCCATTGTTGCAGTATTTCCTTAAGACCGGTACTTGCAAATATGGACCAACATGTAAATATCATCATCCGCGAGACAAGCATGATTCTCGGCCAGTGTTGCTGAATATTTATGGCCTTCCAATGCGTCAGGTGCCTGTACCACTTGTTTTGGCTATAATTTCAATCTCATGATCTTGTTTACTTGTCGTAGTAAATCCAATGCTCTCAGTTTGAAAAGGATAATATGATTGTCTCATAAAAGACTATATTGTGTTTGTCAGGATGAAAAATCATGTCCATATTACATGAGAACTGGGTCTTGCAAGTTTGGAATGGCTTGCAAATTTCATCATCCCCAACCTGCGGCTCCTGTTGGAGCCATCTATCCTACAACTGGATCCTCTTCCTATGGATTCACAGGATCATCTATGGCAACTCCAACAAGTCTACCATTATTAGGTGGACTTTCAGCATGGACTTTATCAAGGCCACCTTATGTATCTAATAACATGCAAGGCCTCCCTGCATACATGCCTGTCACAATTCCACCTTCCCAAGGCGCTATTCATCTGCAACATGGTTGGAGCACATATGTGGTTAGCAATTAATCTTCATGACTCAAAtaggaaatttttaaaatgtgattattatttcattttcctTGGAACTTTATCAATCTGATTTCTTGAATTGAATCTAGTTAATTTGCTATGCTTAATGATGttaaatttctttgattttccaAATCAGTACTTACCATGTTTGATCTTTGCTCGAACAGTTGGTTTGCTATACCATGAGATACAGAATGATCTCAGAAATGGCTATCCTGCAGGGCCCGCATCCTTTGCTGTAATCTTTTAGTTACATCTCCggtttatatttcattttagtttatttgtataaatatctaaatataatatTGAATTTCAACAGATCCTCATTTACAGTTTGAATTAAATGCTTTGACTTCTCATTTATTAATTTGCATGATGAATTGGTAAAATGAAATTTGTTCTAAATGTGTACAAACATGTTAGAAACCCACAACAAAGTGGTTATTACAATTTTCAAGCTAGTGCCaattaaatcatatctttggaaTAATGGGCTACCTGCCTGGATTTTAACTGATTAGCAGGGGCTTcttattttgtctttttggtgTAATCTTGCGGTTCTCTTTATCATGATTAGCTCTCCATGATTTATGAATTACTACAGTAATGCTTTTATTAAATGTAACTGATTGATTTTACCGGTACTCTTGGAACATATTTGATGTCCTGACCTGTGGTTTAGGTGACTAAATATTTGTTTCTATATGGGGTTGCGGGAGAGCTGACCTAtccttttatttgcattatcaATGTCAACCATCAGTTGATTATCCTGTCTAGTTGCCTATGAACTCTTTTTAACCATAGGTCAATGCCATCATTACGTGAGATTGCAGAATATGTGGGCACAAACATTTTTATAGATTAGTATTGATGCAGTTAGGTGAGCATCTCTGTAACTGAAGGAAACATAAGATGCTGAGCCTTTAGCATTATTGATATCATATCCATTGTTATTGTATCCATAGATGCAAGGCACACACAAAAGATGACATGATTTTGGAAAGTCTTAACAAATAAGGATTCATCAAAAATGCTTTTAATATAGATTGGTTTTGAACTtcattttattgatgatttcatttatttcttgaGCCCCTCTGGAACTATCAGTTTGTACATACACTAAGCAGTGTTACCAGTACACCATATATGCACTTACTGTTTATGTATACTGGGATATCCAACAGAACATTCAATAATGTTGAATAATGACATGACTGCACATCCTGGAATGACATGCAGCTATTTTAGAAACTGTCCATATGTAGGATAATCCTTTTGGGCATTTAACTTCTAGTTGAACAAAATCACAATAATGTATTCTATGCATTGGTAAAGGGTATCTATTTTGTTAGAATTATTACTGTGAGATTTGAAATGACTCTGGGAAGATGTTTCAAGTCTTATGGCACTTTGAAGTGTTATTGATGGGCTATCAGGGTACCTTTGCTCAGATGCTTTCCCTTTATGAGCATCATAGCAAACATACTTTCTTTAAAAGTATTATACGCATCAAATATGGCACTGCTGCACATTCAATACAGACCATTGTTGTAGTAAACATCTGTCAGTATCTTCTTAGTTTATGTGTTCTGGAATCTCTTTTCATGTGTTATTAACTAAGCctcagtttattatttattatccaGGGCAATGCAGGGCATGCACCATCTACTGATGTTCTTGGACTTCAGATGTCGAACTCCAAGCAACACTCGCAGTCAGGTTCAAGCAACCAACCATATTTCCCTGAAAGACCTGATCAACCTGAATGCCAATATTACATGAAAACTGGAAGCTGTAAATACGGGACGTCATGCAAGTATAATCacccaaaagaaagaaacatcTCACTAGCAAATTACACTGTTGGACCCCATGGGCTCCCTCTTAGACCAGTAAATCCTACTActtgtcatatttattttttctctattaCATTCCTGATATTCTATAACTATCTGATGGCTTTTATCTTATTTGGTTATAAGGGTATGGCTGCCTGCACATTTTACAATACATATGGAAGCTGCAAGTATGGTTCCGCTTGCAAATACGATCACCCCTTCATGGGATACTATAACTACAACCTTCCTGCATATTCGACCGGGTTTAATACCGAACGGAATCCACAAACTTCATGGTCATCAGTGGAAACTCTGCCATCCAGAGCTTCGAGGTTTAATGACCAACAATCTGGAACCAGTAACGGAACTCAGGATGTGGATAAATCTGTGGATGGTGATCACTCTGCAAAAACTTCTCCGACGCACACTGAACCGTATTCAGAGCCTCCACAAGATCACAGCAATTGATAGATACCTCGCAAAGCTCAATTTTTGATCGATTTCATGGAAAGATTTTTCTGCTTTTTTGTCATTCCTGTCTCCCTCCTCCACCCATCGTTTTACCTTCTGCAGATCGATATAATACGGGCAATGACAGGATGCTCAATTGTCGACATGTCAAATAAAATGCAGATGAAAATGTAAGccttttctttaaattatttttcttgaacAAAATTGCACCAATTTATTTCAAGAGGAAACAGATACTTTTGCCGGCATTTGACTCTGATGCATGCTTGATTGTTGAAACatcatcttttgtttgtttattttttttttcttcttgtttgaatGTGGATTGTGAATGTCTGATCTGGTGCATCAAATCAcacctttttaatttcttatttcttgTGACTTTTAGCCAATAAACAAGACATATATATCTTCAGTTGCATTGATCATTGGCTCATGAAATGCCAAATTTTGAAACATTTTCAGGGTCCCTTCAAGGATTAATcaattgatttaaataaaaaaattcccaaaattCCAGTACTAGAAAGTGGTAGCTTATTTTGTTTATGGTTCTTGTCTCATGTGTATACCAATGTATGTCTTCATCTTAATTTTGGTTGTTTATAATTGGTTAAAAGCAGCCGACTCTTATTCCTTGTGAATGGGAacactacaaataaataaatacataaccaagaattaaaaaaaaaaagaaaaggtatggtgttaataaatgaataaaaataaagcaatatgataataatgctttttccattttcatttgttCTAGTACTGAACAAAAAAACCTTCTCCATTAATGGTAattaatgagttttttttttggtgaaaatGAAATTGAGCGTAAGTTCTTGTTTTAGAGACATGgttgagttttttatttttttatttatgaaattagttcaatgaaaacaaaacgTTATCGGATCCATATCGGATCTCAAAATAAAGATCCGACCTGTTAAAACAGTTCATGTTTGGACGCATCCAACAATTTTTTCATGCATCGATATTGTCCACGTGGCAGCGGTCTCCCACACAGATTTGACTTTGTAGTGCACTCCGGCACCGCGGCGCCATCTTTAATAATTCTAATGCCGCAGGCCCCACCCATTTCTCACAAAGCCAcctataattttataaaatactatACTATTAATAGtaggtttatttatatatatatatatatatatatgatgcattatatatatgaatagtattattatgtttattagCATCGAACTATCTGTTTCGGAACTCAGTACAAGCTTTTgacattttatatattcatttttttgtctctttttatcattattttttccccaactcaATGTTCAAAGTTGATGtattctctctatatatattattgggggaaaaaaataatctgaaaatttttttttctcacaaaacCATATGGTTGAGTGTTGTAGCttgtctatttttattaaaagaaatttaaacatataCTTTAGTAAAGTTATATATAATGTTGATCAAAGTTTATTAATAAAGTTTACACTATATAAACCCTCAAATTTGTTATTGGTGCAAAATATTTCTTATATTATAATGtagtaatattaaatattttagatttaacaatataaattatatattatacattataaatatattttatggtataattatattcatacatcaaattaattttcaaaagaataaatatttcaaaatatttaaaaaaattacaaaaactatatttttataaaaaataatttattgttttagtgCAGAACCTATACTTAAGGgtcatgctatatatatatatatatatataaaaaaaaatagttttgtgAAAGTATCtgtataactttatattttttaaaaataatatatttaataaatctaataaatatcAACGGTCTTTAGGTCAATTGACACTAGGCTCCCTGATGAAGTTTCATAGTTGGTGAGGGATTGATTCCACGGGTGAGGTTATAGGTCTGgtctgtatatatgtataattttttttaaatcatggtgtttatcatttatttgtaaaaataaaaaaataaaaaataataaaaaaaaatttacaataaatGAAACTATATAATTATGGTGTTTGATGGGGGtgtaaatgcaaaaaaaatatttatatttaatccgCAGATCCTCACTGGCCCCCGCGAACAAACTCGGCCTCGCTTCTTCTCTCTGTCCGTCCTCGCGTTCTCGTTCAAATCCCAAACAGTGATCCCAAATTCCAGGTATTGATCTAAAACCCTACTTCAATCCCTCAATGCTTTTCAATTTCAATCGGAATTGAAGCTCTTGATCCTTGGTTTTGCTATCCAGAGAGTGTAAATTCATGGGGAATGGAAAACCGAGGAGTAATTGAAGAGATAGAGACGGAGAGAAGAATGGGAAGAGGGAGCTGCAAGTGGAGGAGCTTGAAGGAGAGATTAGGGTTGAAGGGTGTGATGGGGTGTTGTTCTGGGGCATGGGGGTTACGATCGGAGGCCGATCGGATGGTGATCGAGAGAGAAAACGAGGTCAGAGGTGAAGAAGCGATCGTGGAAGTGGAGGATCGGGTGCCGGCGGAGGAGATGAATCTGGCGGCGGCGTTGGCGGCGGAGAGACAGTTTAGAGGGGAGTggggagaagaggaggaggagggggtgagCACGCCGATGAGGGTTTCGTTGATGAGGTTGTTAGAGGAgggggagaaggaggaggaggaggaggaggtggtggtggatGAGGCGTGCTGTGTGTGCTTAGGGCGGCGGAAGGGGGCGGCGTTCATACCTTGTGGGCATACGTTTTGTAGGGTTTGTTGCCGAGATTTGTGGCTGAATCGAGGGTTGTGTCCTCTCTGCAACCGCGCCATTGCTGAGATCCTTGATATTTTCTAGAGAATttccaggttttttttttctccccttttttttattaatttttttttagagtttttgatgGTGTGGGATGGATGAAGGAATGGGTTTATCTCTggacttttaatttttgttgtgatttttcaGTTTGTGAAGGGCTTGCTTGCAAATTTACTtggtttttataatttgtttttgggtttttggattttaaattgAAGAGGCTGCTTCGCGGGgggtttataatatatatttttaatagtttagCGCTTAAAAGGTTTGAAATTTCTaaatgttatttaattattatacagGTAtatgaatgcaattaaaaaatggagggtttttttaaaaatattataaaatttaaataattatttatgggTTTGATAGACCTCGAAATAAGTTTTGTAATTTCTAAATAAAGTTTAGGAGAATATATTTCttgaaaaaatagtaaattttcaattttttagctTAATAAGTTGTTGGAAATTATGGAAAATATACttattttaatatgaatatttttcatttgaatttaaatttaattcatatataCACATGCATATAATTATCGAGACCAAACAGTAGAGTTTTAGATCGCTTAAATAAATGGTTggttttgagtttaaatttttttataaataaaaaaacatatagtccgagaattttcaatattttggtCAAAACTAATTTAGTGTTTATGGGTAAAAATCGGTGATATATaaatgaatgttttatttggtCTCGATAAATTATGTCAATGTCAGCgtgatttttttatgtaaaagcTTTTGTTTTCGGGAAAAATCGTAGGGTTTCGAATCTCGCTTTTCATTGAAAGGTGAGTCAGATTGTTCGGTGGCAGTCTGCTCACGTATACGTCCCTCGACTATCTCTAGAGGGAGCGCTTTGTTGTCATTTGTCAAAAAATTATGTATACATAAATATACTTGGTATATCCCTTGTTTACATattaaattgaattaattaattagctaaGAGAGTTTGTAAAGGGCACCAGTGCAAATGTGGTGTATTTCTGGTTTGTTTATAAAGATTGGGAGAGATCAAGTCAGGGACTTATTCTTGGTTATGGTTggataattattaaaaaaaaaaaaatggtttacaACCTTGCAACtgctcttgtttatttatttatttattttgagtggAATGAACTGGTCTTTGTGTAATTTATAGTTTTGGCCTATTGTAGTGCATGATTGGACTACTGGGCCCTGCTTCTTAATGTTGCTAAAGTTTTCCAGAGTTCCTGACCTTAAGCCTAACAAGGACAAAAagactaaaaatatttttttgtgagtaattattgttgagaatgcaaatttatttttgcttgtgtTTATGGTGTGAGTGTGtccatgttttaaaaaattaaacaaattaaattgatcATCTCCAATCTGAGGTTAAAtggttgagtttttttttttcctcataaattatttaaagattGGAATATAACATATCAgacaaattattaatattattttttaaaaaaaagaaaaatttcttttccCTGCCACTATTTTTCAAGTGAGAACAGAGAGAAAATGAAagcaaattatatattattttttaaaaaattaaatttgattttgacctgctctatatatatatatatatatgttattttgtaCAAAAGGAAACAAACGTCTCCAAATGGGTCACATTCCCTTCCTCACCAAAAGTAACAGGTCGATATACCAAGAaagggttattattattattattataaatatcttaATTAACTGCATGGCTATCATTATgttattaaatgatttatttctctaacaaaataaataaataaaatattacccAATTCTATACAGAATTCTACACGGAATGAATTATTGAGTAACTacaaattttgagaattttaatatatatacatatatattttaaataaaatagataaactactgatttattaaaaaaaaacaaatacaatacactaagaataaaaaaaaaacaaaacaacaaccaaaaaaagtaaaatccaTAACGCTTAACGCTCAAGATTTCAAATATATTGAGATcatatagtaaaatattttaatatatatatatatatagtttatatgtCTTTGATAGATATAAACAAGCCACTAACCACTCCATTTGAGTTGGCATATTAcggtttgtttcttttatccgTATGCCACAGC is a genomic window containing:
- the LOC120279136 gene encoding zinc finger CCCH domain-containing protein ZFN-like gives rise to the protein MPDNVASSSPDAVEEAMRRLNLEENPDGVDDAHGSPYPDRPGEPDCMYYLRTGLCGYGNNCRYNHPTHIGLGTQYTGELPERTGQPDCQYFLKTGTCKYGPTCKYHHPRDKHDSRPVLLNIYGLPMRQDEKSCPYYMRTGSCKFGMACKFHHPQPAAPVGAIYPTTGSSSYGFTGSSMATPTSLPLLGGLSAWTLSRPPYVSNNMQGLPAYMPVTIPPSQGAIHLQHGWSTYVGNAGHAPSTDVLGLQMSNSKQHSQSGSSNQPYFPERPDQPECQYYMKTGSCKYGTSCKYNHPKERNISLANYTVGPHGLPLRPGMAACTFYNTYGSCKYGSACKYDHPFMGYYNYNLPAYSTGFNTERNPQTSWSSVETLPSRASRFNDQQSGTSNGTQDVDKSVDGDHSAKTSPTHTEPYSEPPQDHSN
- the LOC120279503 gene encoding uncharacterized protein LOC120279503, translated to MENRGVIEEIETERRMGRGSCKWRSLKERLGLKGVMGCCSGAWGLRSEADRMVIERENEVRGEEAIVEVEDRVPAEEMNLAAALAAERQFRGEWGEEEEEGVSTPMRVSLMRLLEEGEKEEEEEEVVVDEACCVCLGRRKGAAFIPCGHTFCRVCCRDLWLNRGLCPLCNRAIAEILDIF